Proteins encoded in a region of the Thunnus maccoyii chromosome 4, fThuMac1.1, whole genome shotgun sequence genome:
- the ptpn1 gene encoding tyrosine-protein phosphatase non-receptor type 1 — protein MEAEFREIDENGSWSAIYQEIRQQSCELPCKVAKLPENKTRNRYRDVSPFDHSRICLQLSVNDYINASLITVEEAQRNYILTQGPLPNTCGHFWEMVWEQRTRGVVMLNRVIEKGSVKCAQYWPHREEKDAVFEDTNFKLTLVSEDIKSYYTVRQLELENLSTQETREILHFHYTTWPDFGVPESPASFLNFLFKVRESGCLNSDQGPVVVHCSAGIGRSGTFCLVDTCLLLMSIRKDPSSVRIRDVLLEMRRYRMGLIQTADQLRFSYLAVIEGAKYIKGDTSLQESWKELSNEEDDPPEFTPPPPLPPPRDPYNGKVEPSFFPENDEIIPQMEIWLGSYQESELRKRTIAAPQPPPDGADQLDGHMGIQAHTSKAPTKSQQQHETEEHESPELPEAAEQPKESSPVPGTWSPLLANVCLCTALALSAYACYRAYFH, from the exons ATGGAAGCCGAGTTTCGGGAAATCGATGAAAACGGGAGTTGGAGCGCCATTTATCAG GAGATTCGTCAGCAGTCATGTGAACTCCCTTGCAAGGTTGCCAAATTACCCGAAAATAAGACTCGGAATCGTTACAGGGATGTTAGCCCAT TTGACCACAGCAGAATATGTCTGCAGCTGAGTGTGAATGACTACATTAATGCCAGCCTAATAACAGTAGAGGAGGCACAGAGGAACTATATCCTTACTCAG GGACCCCTTCCAAATACGTGCGGTCACTTCTGGGAGATGGTATGGGAGCAGAGGACTCGCGGTGTGGTGATGCTGAACCGAGTCATAGAGAAAGGATCT GTTAAATGTGCCCAGTATTGGCCGCACCGAGAGGAGAAAGATGCTGTCTTTGAAGATACCAATTTCAAGCTCACCCTTGTTTCAGAAGACATCAAATCTTACTACACAGTCCGTCAACTGGAGCTGGAAAATCTGTCT acacaaGAGACTCGGgagattttacattttcactacACCACCTGGCCTGACTTTGGGGTACCAGAGTCTCCTGCCTCCTTCCTTAACTTCCTGTTCAAGGTGCGAGAGTCGGGTTGTCTCAATTCGGACCAGGGACCGGTGGTGGTGCACTGCAGCGCTGGTATCGGACGCTCTGGGACCTTTTGTCTGGTGGACACCTGCCTTTTATTG ATGTCCATCCGTAAGGACCCGTCTTCAGTGCGTATTCGTGACGTTCTGCTGGAGATGCGACGCTATCGTATGGGCTTGATTCAGACAGCAGATCAACTTCGCTTCTCCTACCTTGCCGTCATTGAAGGTGCCAAGTACATCAAGGGCGATACATCTCTGCAG GAGTCATGGAAAGAGCTCTCAAACGAGGAGGATGATCCTCCAGAGTtcacccctccacctcctcttcctcctcccagaGACCCTTACAATGGCAAAGTTGAGCCATCCTTCTTTCCAGAGAATGACGAGATCATCCCACAGATGGAAATCTGGCTTGG GTCCTATCAAGAGTCTGAGCTGCGAAAGAGAACCATTGCTGCCCCACAGCCTCCTCCTGACGGTGCTGATCAGCTCGATGGTCACATGGGAATACAAGCTCATACCTCCAAAGCTCCAACCAAATCCCAGCAGCAGCACGAGACCGAGGAGCACGAGTCGCCCGAGTTGCCCGAGGCAGCGGAGCAGCCAAAGGAAAGCTCTCCTGTGCCGGGGACCTGGTCCCCTCTACTAGCCAACGTGTGCCTGTGCACGGCACTGGCTCTCAGTGCTTACGCCTGCTATCGAGCCTATTTCCACTGA